From the genome of Phoenix dactylifera cultivar Barhee BC4 chromosome 5, palm_55x_up_171113_PBpolish2nd_filt_p, whole genome shotgun sequence:
AACTTCAGACTTGTTGCAGCCGGGGGTCATCGTATATTCGATGTGACTGTTATTGGAGTAGAGTTGAAAGCTGCATGAGAGGGCATCACCTATGAGAGGCTAGTTCTGGGTGTGGCCAACATTTATCTTGAAGGGGATTCAGCTATGGTAATCGAGTGATTCAAGGCTAGCACAATTATGATGATAGGCAACTGCTGCTTCAGAACATACACAGGCTCTCGAAAGGATGTGGCTCCTTCTGGGCCACTCATGTCTACAGGAGACGAGCAGTGCTGCTGACTGGGTTGCCttttatattgcacatcatCCAGGAGGGATCTTTTGGAAGAATTATGAGTCTGTTCCTTTCTCTTTCCGTcaactttctttttctaatcTTATTAGCTATACTCATGTACGATCAGAATATCCTCTAATAGAGATAAAGGATAAAAGAATAGGTGTAGGCtagagattaaaaaaataaggataGAGGTGAAAAACATATTTAAAGAACTAGAATTTATGATTGCTAGTGGTGATAtttctattatttattatttttttacgtaggtaataaatttaaaaagattttagaaagatcatattttaaaaaattattattttattcttatttttttgttagTCGAAcactttctgaattttttgtgaatttttaaaatttttgattgcAGCCAGAGCGCCCGGTTCAGTCTAACCCAAGCGGACCCGAAATACCGGAGCCAACCCCCCATAAACTCGGCCCTCTTTTATTCTCGCCGTCTCCAACAAATCCCAAAAGAACACAGCCATGGCtgcctcttccctcttccggcCAAAACTTCGCCGGCGACTCCCCCTCTCCACCTCCTCCCTGATCGCGCGGCGATCTCTGCACGAGGGCCCGGACACGGTGGAGGAGCTGCTGGAGCGGCACCTTGTGAATAAGAGTCCCCGAGACGGCGAAGAGGACGAGCTCGACGCCCGGAGACGGCTGACAAGCACGCGGCGGGAGGTGCTGGGGCTCTACCGCGACATCCTCC
Proteins encoded in this window:
- the LOC103703824 gene encoding uncharacterized protein LOC103703824, which gives rise to MAASSLFRPKLRRRLPLSTSSLIARRSLHEGPDTVEELLERHLVNKSPRDGEEDELDARRRLTSTRREVLGLYRDILRATRFFTWPDSRGVPWRDVLRENARREFEEARFERDPEVVTRLLIGGRDAVQKALDKLVEASKKAMAEDEEQRRGGR